One Rhodobacter sp. CZR27 DNA segment encodes these proteins:
- a CDS encoding arylsulfatase, producing the protein MTDHPASPAPTDRSPMTRRDVLAGSAGFLAAIAGLSALADPARAREVARPHIVYILADDLGHADVGFLGSDILTPNLDRLAADGARLRQFYTQPLCTPTRAALMTGRYPMRYGLQTGVIPSGASYGLDTAEVLLPQVLKQAGYRTALVGKWHLGHADRKFWPRQRGFDYFYGPLVGEIDHFRHEAHGVTDWYRDNDLLKEPGYDTELFGADAVRLIDGHDAAEPLYLYLAFTAPHTPYQAPEACLARYPGIEDPARKAYAAMISCMDDQIGRVIEALERKGMRENTLVIFHSDNGGTRSKMFAGESAVAGDLPPRNDPFREGKGTLYEGGTRVVALANWPGRIETGDAQGVMHVVDMLPTLASLAQADLSGTRTLDGLDVWQTLAAGQASPRDEMVYNIEPTQGALRLGKWKLYWQPVLPPRVELFDLEADPAETVNLAEAEPAKLAEMQARVVELARTMAPPLFYASALQSTLSAPLATPQDAVQAATQGAD; encoded by the coding sequence ATGACCGACCATCCCGCCTCTCCCGCCCCGACCGACAGGTCGCCGATGACCCGACGCGACGTTCTGGCCGGCTCGGCGGGATTCCTTGCCGCGATCGCGGGCCTCTCGGCGCTGGCCGATCCCGCCCGCGCCCGCGAGGTGGCCCGGCCGCACATCGTCTACATCCTTGCCGACGATCTCGGCCATGCGGACGTGGGCTTCCTCGGCTCGGACATCCTGACGCCGAACCTCGACAGGCTCGCGGCCGACGGGGCAAGGCTGCGGCAGTTCTACACCCAGCCGCTCTGCACCCCGACGCGCGCGGCCCTGATGACCGGGCGCTATCCGATGCGCTACGGCCTGCAGACCGGGGTGATCCCCTCGGGCGCAAGCTATGGGCTCGACACGGCCGAGGTGCTGCTGCCGCAGGTGCTGAAGCAGGCCGGCTACCGCACCGCGCTGGTGGGCAAGTGGCACCTGGGCCATGCGGATCGGAAGTTCTGGCCGCGCCAGCGGGGCTTCGACTATTTCTACGGCCCTCTCGTGGGCGAGATCGACCATTTCCGGCACGAGGCGCACGGCGTCACCGACTGGTATCGCGACAACGACCTGCTGAAGGAGCCGGGCTACGACACCGAGCTGTTCGGCGCCGATGCGGTGCGGCTGATCGACGGCCATGACGCGGCCGAGCCGCTCTATCTCTACCTCGCCTTCACCGCGCCCCACACGCCCTATCAGGCCCCCGAGGCCTGCCTCGCGCGCTATCCCGGCATCGAGGATCCGGCTCGCAAGGCCTATGCGGCGATGATCTCCTGCATGGACGACCAGATCGGCCGGGTGATCGAGGCGCTGGAACGGAAGGGAATGCGCGAGAACACGCTCGTCATCTTCCACAGCGACAATGGCGGCACGCGCTCGAAGATGTTCGCGGGCGAATCCGCCGTTGCCGGGGACCTGCCGCCCCGCAACGATCCCTTCCGCGAGGGCAAGGGCACGCTCTACGAGGGCGGCACGCGGGTCGTGGCGCTTGCCAACTGGCCGGGCCGGATCGAGACCGGCGACGCGCAGGGTGTCATGCATGTGGTGGACATGCTGCCGACCCTTGCCTCGCTGGCGCAGGCGGACCTGTCGGGGACGCGGACGCTCGACGGGCTCGACGTCTGGCAGACGCTGGCCGCGGGCCAGGCCTCGCCGCGCGACGAGATGGTCTACAACATCGAACCGACGCAGGGCGCGCTGCGGCTGGGCAAGTGGAAGCTCTACTGGCAGCCCGTGCTGCCGCCGCGGGTCGAGCTGTTCGACCTCGAGGCCGATCCCGCCGAGACGGTGAACCTCGCCGAGGCGGAGCCGGCGAAGCTGGCCGAGATGCAGGCCCGGGTGGTCGAGCTTGCGCGCACGATGGCGCCGCCGCTCTTCTATGCGAGTGCCTTGCAGTCGACCCTCTCGGCGCCGCTTGCAACACCGCAGGATGCCGTGCAGGCCGCGACGCAGGGCGCGGACTGA
- a CDS encoding NAD(P)-dependent alcohol dehydrogenase, translating to MVVKAYGTQAATLPLEPMDITRRTVGAHDVQIEILFCGICHSDLHQARSEWAGTLYPCVPGHEIVGRVAEVGAHVTAHKPGDLVGVGCIVDSCRHCAECDEGLENYCDGMVGTYNGQTADPPGHTLGGYSQQVVVHEHYVLKITHPEEQLAAVAPLLCAGITTWSPLRHWGAGPGRKVGIVGIGGLGHMGIKLARALGAHVVAFTTSEGKREDALKLGADEVVVSRDAEAMGAHAQSFDLILNTVAAPHDLDAFLTLLKRDGTMTLVGAPAAPHPSPNVFNFIMRRRSLAGSMIGGIPETQEMLDFCAEHGITADIEMIRAEEIETAYERMLKGDVKYRFVMDIATM from the coding sequence ATGGTCGTCAAGGCCTACGGCACCCAGGCCGCCACCCTGCCACTCGAGCCGATGGACATCACCCGCCGCACGGTCGGCGCGCATGACGTGCAGATCGAGATCCTGTTCTGCGGCATCTGCCATTCGGACCTGCATCAGGCGCGCAGCGAATGGGCAGGCACGCTCTACCCCTGCGTTCCCGGCCACGAGATCGTCGGCCGCGTCGCGGAGGTGGGCGCCCATGTCACCGCCCACAAGCCCGGCGATCTGGTGGGTGTGGGCTGCATCGTCGACAGCTGCCGGCACTGCGCGGAGTGCGACGAGGGGCTGGAGAACTACTGCGACGGCATGGTCGGCACCTACAACGGGCAGACGGCGGATCCGCCCGGGCACACGCTCGGCGGCTATTCGCAGCAGGTCGTGGTGCATGAGCATTATGTCCTGAAGATCACCCACCCCGAGGAACAGCTGGCGGCCGTGGCGCCGCTGCTCTGCGCCGGCATCACGACCTGGTCGCCGCTGCGCCACTGGGGCGCCGGGCCGGGCCGGAAGGTCGGCATCGTCGGCATCGGGGGCCTTGGCCACATGGGCATCAAGCTGGCCCGAGCGCTTGGCGCGCATGTCGTGGCCTTCACCACCTCCGAAGGCAAGCGCGAGGATGCGCTGAAGCTCGGCGCCGACGAGGTGGTCGTCTCGCGCGACGCCGAGGCCATGGGCGCCCATGCGCAAAGCTTCGACCTGATCCTGAACACGGTCGCCGCGCCGCATGACCTCGACGCCTTCCTGACGCTCCTGAAGCGCGATGGCACGATGACGCTGGTCGGTGCCCCCGCGGCTCCGCACCCCAGCCCCAACGTCTTCAACTTCATCATGCGGCGGCGCAGCCTCGCCGGGTCGATGATCGGCGGCATCCCGGAAACGCAGGAGATGCTGGACTTCTGCGCCGAGCACGGGATCACCGCCGACATCGAGATGATCCGGGCCGAGGAGATCGAGACGGCCTACGAACGCATGCTGAAGGGCGACGTGAAATACCGCTTTGTCATGGACATCGCGACGATGTAG
- a CDS encoding sigma-54-dependent Fis family transcriptional regulator: MARTLGKGDWEEFMAVGRIPPDIRQDVLQSWKRSAAYRVAGLKHAPLLSEESLFARRTFERRLRAGAKTALARAGKLLDGTENILLLCDRTGVVLDAVGDEATLARGRENHLHLGGHWTEDAIGTNAIGTALAAGRPMVVREAEHFCEEIQRWNCAATPITDQGSGMLLGVMDISWPSGMPQANAVALSAALALQVESELTRLLAREREALMEQLHLRRLRRGNEPMLIVDRCGADVLATEDFARFCDDDRTLTALRARIPELIDQTPEAIGEALSDCLPGTDLEVIATGNDAIGVLISLRRSRAHAADANADLIKIGAAGVASSVLCTQAQRLALTNIPLLIEGDTGVGKTFLAQAIHRASPQAEGPFELIDCSRLMADRLCEDLAHGRIGATSGVLCLNGPAEAPPEVQKLLLNLVEDVSRAGMRVIALSVRRLYGAVQRGEFRSDLYYRIAGARLEIQPLRERPDEILPLLQQLVLRHAAEGNRRELRFTSQATAALAAYPWPGNLLEMKNLIATLDALSPTGLIDERTLPAEFRAASKGAGGDTLRDKERLEILGAIEAEAGNLSRAAQRLGIARSTLYLKLDSYGIPRSRQP, from the coding sequence ATGGCACGCACCTTGGGGAAGGGCGATTGGGAAGAGTTCATGGCCGTTGGCCGCATTCCTCCCGATATCCGACAGGACGTCCTGCAAAGCTGGAAGCGTTCCGCTGCCTATCGGGTGGCCGGTCTGAAGCACGCGCCGTTGCTGAGCGAGGAGAGCCTGTTCGCGCGCAGGACGTTCGAAAGGCGCCTCAGGGCCGGGGCGAAGACGGCCCTGGCACGGGCGGGCAAGCTGCTCGACGGCACGGAAAACATCCTGCTGCTCTGCGACCGGACCGGGGTTGTCCTCGATGCCGTGGGCGACGAGGCGACGCTTGCGCGCGGCCGAGAGAACCATCTGCATCTGGGCGGGCACTGGACCGAAGATGCCATCGGCACGAACGCGATCGGCACCGCGCTGGCGGCCGGCCGCCCGATGGTCGTCCGGGAAGCCGAGCATTTCTGCGAGGAGATCCAGCGGTGGAACTGCGCGGCGACGCCGATAACGGATCAGGGGTCGGGAATGCTGCTGGGCGTGATGGACATTTCATGGCCAAGCGGCATGCCCCAGGCCAACGCGGTTGCCCTGTCCGCGGCGCTCGCGCTGCAGGTGGAGTCGGAACTCACGCGCCTTCTCGCCCGTGAGCGCGAGGCGCTGATGGAGCAGCTGCATCTGCGCCGCCTGCGCCGCGGCAACGAGCCCATGCTGATCGTGGATCGATGCGGCGCGGATGTCCTTGCGACCGAGGATTTCGCGCGCTTCTGCGACGACGACCGGACCCTGACGGCGCTGCGCGCGCGCATCCCGGAGCTGATCGACCAGACGCCCGAGGCCATCGGCGAGGCGCTGTCCGATTGCCTGCCGGGAACCGACCTCGAGGTCATCGCGACCGGGAACGATGCCATCGGCGTCCTGATCTCGCTGCGCCGCAGCCGGGCCCATGCGGCCGATGCCAACGCGGACCTCATCAAGATCGGGGCGGCGGGGGTGGCGAGTTCCGTCCTTTGCACGCAGGCGCAGAGGTTGGCGCTGACCAACATCCCGCTGCTGATCGAGGGCGACACCGGGGTTGGCAAGACGTTCCTCGCGCAGGCGATCCACCGTGCCAGCCCGCAGGCCGAGGGTCCGTTCGAGCTGATCGACTGTTCCCGGCTCATGGCCGACCGGCTCTGCGAGGATCTCGCGCATGGCCGGATCGGCGCGACGAGCGGCGTGCTCTGCCTGAACGGCCCGGCAGAGGCGCCGCCCGAGGTCCAGAAGCTGCTGCTGAACCTTGTGGAGGACGTGTCGCGCGCGGGGATGCGCGTGATCGCGCTGTCGGTCCGACGGCTTTACGGCGCGGTGCAGCGCGGAGAGTTCCGCAGCGATCTCTATTACCGCATTGCAGGCGCGCGGCTCGAGATCCAGCCCCTTCGCGAACGGCCCGACGAGATCCTGCCCCTGCTTCAGCAACTGGTGCTGCGTCATGCCGCCGAGGGCAACAGGCGGGAGCTGCGCTTCACCTCGCAGGCCACGGCGGCGCTGGCCGCCTATCCATGGCCGGGCAACCTGCTGGAGATGAAGAACCTGATCGCGACGCTCGATGCGCTCTCGCCGACCGGCCTGATCGACGAGCGGACGCTGCCGGCCGAGTTCCGCGCAGCCTCAAAGGGCGCAGGAGGCGACACGCTGCGGGACAAGGAGCGACTCGAGATCCTTGGCGCAATCGAGGCCGAGGCGGGCAACCTTTCGCGTGCGGCGCAGCGGCTGGGCATCGCGCGCTCCACGCTTTACCTCAAGCTCGACAGCTACGGCATTCCGCGGTCGCGGCAGCCCTGA
- a CDS encoding acetone carboxylase subunit gamma encodes MAYTRTKIKDLVDGKIDRDTLHTMLATPKDKERFEIYLGILQEQVPWDDRIILPLGPKLYIVQRKADHKWVVKSHAGHEFCDWRENWKLHAVMRVRETAAEMEEIYPRLMAPTTSWQVIREYYCPVSGDLLDVEAPTPWYPVIHDFEPDVDAFYTDWLGMQIPERAA; translated from the coding sequence ATGGCTTACACCCGGACCAAGATCAAGGATCTCGTCGACGGCAAGATCGACCGCGACACGCTCCACACCATGCTCGCGACGCCCAAGGACAAGGAGCGGTTCGAGATCTACCTCGGGATCCTGCAGGAGCAGGTGCCGTGGGATGATCGCATCATCCTTCCGCTCGGGCCGAAGCTCTACATCGTCCAGCGCAAGGCGGACCACAAGTGGGTGGTGAAGTCGCACGCCGGCCACGAGTTCTGCGACTGGCGCGAGAACTGGAAGCTCCACGCCGTGATGCGGGTGCGCGAGACTGCGGCCGAGATGGAGGAGATCTACCCCCGCCTCATGGCGCCCACGACCTCGTGGCAGGTGATCCGCGAATACTACTGCCCGGTCTCGGGCGATCTGCTCGACGTCGAGGCGCCGACGCCGTGGTATCCGGTGATCCACGATTTCGAACCGGATGTGGATGCCTTCTACACCGATTGGCTCGGCATGCAGATCCCCGAAAGGGCGGCCTGA
- a CDS encoding hydantoinase B/oxoprolinase family protein, translating into MNAPMKLKGIVRGGQTLKQHRDEIMSETKRTGHYAGLKKMALRDSDPILYNKLFSRLRAGVVDARETAKKIAASPIVEQEGELCFTLYNAAGDSILTSTGIIIHVGTMGAAIKYMIENDWESNPGVKDKDIFCNNDSLIGNVHPCDIHTIVPIFHKGELIGWVGGVTHVIDTGAVGPGSMTTGQVQRFGDGYSVTCRKVGENDTLFRDWLHESQRAVRTTRYWMLDERTRIAGCHMIRRMVEEVIAEEGIEAYWQFAYEAVEHGRLGLQNRIKAMTIPGKYRQVGFVDVPYAHDDVRVPSDFAKVDTIMHTPSEMTIRPDGTWRLDFEGSSRWGWHTYNAHSVSFTSGIWVMMTQTLIPTEMINDGAAYGTEFRLPKGTWMNPDDRRVAFAYSWHFLVSSWTALWRGLSRAYFGRGYLEEVNAGNANTSNWLQGGGFNQYDEIHAVNSFECAANGVGATAISDGLSHAAAIWNPEGDMGDMEIWELAEPLIYLGRQIKASSGGAGKYRGGCGFESLRMVWNAKDWTMFFMGNGHISSDWGLMGGYPAASGYRFEAHDTGLHEIIAKGGDIPHGGDTDPENPVWDGMLKDARIKRDKQAITTEAMFKDYDLYLNYMRGGPGFGDPLDREPQAVACDVNGGYLIERFADSVYGVALVKQADGLFGVDEAATEARRAAIRRERLAKAVPTRDWMAGERERILKKEAGVHVQQMYAASFKLGPRWEEGFRKFWDLPVDWRLMEADLPIPSYGREYSMDLSELPDVKTVQFVEE; encoded by the coding sequence ATGAACGCACCAATGAAGCTCAAGGGCATCGTCCGCGGCGGCCAGACGCTGAAGCAGCACCGTGACGAGATCATGTCGGAAACGAAGCGCACCGGCCATTATGCCGGGCTGAAGAAGATGGCGCTGCGCGACAGCGACCCGATCCTCTACAACAAGCTGTTTTCGCGGCTGCGGGCCGGTGTGGTCGACGCCCGCGAGACGGCGAAGAAGATCGCGGCCTCGCCCATCGTCGAGCAGGAGGGGGAACTCTGCTTCACCCTCTACAACGCGGCGGGGGATTCGATCCTGACCTCGACGGGGATCATCATCCACGTCGGCACCATGGGCGCCGCGATCAAGTACATGATCGAGAACGACTGGGAGAGTAACCCCGGCGTCAAGGACAAGGACATCTTCTGCAACAACGACAGCCTCATCGGCAACGTCCACCCCTGCGACATCCACACGATCGTGCCGATCTTCCACAAGGGCGAGCTGATCGGCTGGGTCGGCGGCGTGACCCATGTCATCGACACCGGGGCAGTGGGCCCCGGCTCGATGACCACGGGGCAGGTGCAGCGCTTCGGCGACGGCTACTCGGTCACCTGCCGCAAGGTCGGCGAGAACGACACGCTCTTCCGCGACTGGCTCCACGAAAGCCAACGCGCGGTCAGGACCACGCGCTACTGGATGCTGGACGAGCGCACCCGCATCGCCGGCTGCCACATGATCCGCCGCATGGTCGAGGAGGTGATCGCCGAGGAAGGCATCGAGGCCTACTGGCAGTTCGCCTACGAGGCAGTGGAGCACGGCCGCCTCGGCCTTCAGAACCGCATCAAGGCGATGACCATCCCGGGCAAGTATCGCCAGGTGGGCTTCGTCGACGTGCCCTACGCCCATGACGACGTGCGCGTGCCCTCCGACTTCGCCAAGGTCGACACGATCATGCACACGCCGTCAGAGATGACGATCCGGCCGGACGGCACGTGGCGGCTCGACTTCGAGGGGTCCTCGCGCTGGGGCTGGCACACCTACAACGCCCATTCGGTCAGCTTCACCAGCGGAATCTGGGTGATGATGACCCAGACGCTGATCCCGACCGAGATGATCAACGACGGCGCGGCCTACGGGACCGAGTTCCGCCTGCCCAAGGGCACCTGGATGAACCCCGACGACCGGCGGGTGGCCTTCGCCTACAGCTGGCATTTCCTCGTCAGCTCGTGGACGGCACTGTGGCGAGGCCTCAGCCGGGCTTACTTCGGCCGCGGCTATCTTGAGGAGGTGAACGCAGGCAACGCCAACACCTCGAACTGGCTGCAGGGTGGCGGCTTCAACCAGTACGACGAGATCCACGCGGTGAACTCGTTCGAATGCGCGGCCAACGGGGTGGGGGCGACGGCAATTTCGGACGGCCTCAGCCATGCCGCCGCGATCTGGAACCCCGAGGGCGACATGGGCGACATGGAGATCTGGGAGCTGGCCGAGCCCCTGATCTATCTCGGCCGCCAGATCAAGGCCTCCTCGGGCGGCGCCGGCAAGTACCGCGGCGGTTGCGGCTTCGAAAGCCTGCGCATGGTCTGGAACGCCAAGGACTGGACCATGTTCTTCATGGGCAACGGCCATATCAGCTCGGACTGGGGGCTGATGGGCGGCTACCCGGCGGCCTCGGGCTACCGCTTCGAGGCGCATGACACCGGCCTGCACGAGATCATCGCGAAGGGCGGCGACATCCCCCATGGCGGCGACACCGACCCCGAGAACCCGGTCTGGGACGGGATGCTGAAGGACGCGCGGATCAAGCGCGACAAGCAGGCCATCACCACCGAGGCCATGTTCAAGGACTATGACCTCTACCTCAACTACATGCGCGGCGGCCCGGGCTTCGGCGACCCGCTCGACCGCGAGCCGCAGGCGGTGGCCTGCGACGTGAACGGCGGCTACCTGATCGAACGCTTCGCCGACAGCGTCTATGGCGTGGCGCTGGTGAAACAGGCTGACGGCCTCTTCGGCGTGGACGAGGCCGCCACCGAGGCCCGCCGCGCCGCGATCCGGCGCGAGCGTCTGGCCAAGGCCGTGCCCACCCGCGACTGGATGGCCGGCGAGCGCGAGCGCATCCTGAAGAAGGAGGCGGGCGTGCATGTCCAGCAGATGTATGCGGCCTCCTTCAAGCTGGGGCCGCGCTGGGAGGAGGGCTTCCGCAAGTTCTGGGACCTGCCGGTCGACTGGCGGCTGATGGAGGCGGACCTGCCGATCCCGTCCTATGGCCGGGAATATTCGATGGACCTTTCCGAACTGCCGGACGTGAAGACCGTCCAGTTCGTCGAGGAGTGA
- a CDS encoding formylglycine-generating enzyme family protein: MVWLEGGVFHMGSDRHYPEEAPVHRAAVEGFWIDRYPVTNRDFARFVAATGHVTGAERPPRPEDYPDADPALLVPGSIVLRRPGHGADPRDWRGWWCYLPGACWRHPQGPGSTTDGIEDHPVVHVCHEDAATYAAWAGKALPTEAEWEFAARGGLDRAEFAWGESLVPDGRHRANTWQGRFPVENLAEDGYEGTSPVRAFPPNGYGLFDMIGNVWEWTDDRFRPDHASMAARSCCQPRPGPASGPARRVLKGGSHLCAPNYCQRYRPAARQGQTPDSASGHIGFRCVLRPART, encoded by the coding sequence ATGGTCTGGCTCGAGGGCGGCGTCTTCCACATGGGCTCGGATCGGCACTATCCCGAGGAAGCGCCGGTCCACCGCGCGGCGGTCGAGGGTTTCTGGATCGACCGATACCCTGTCACCAACCGCGATTTCGCCCGCTTCGTCGCCGCCACCGGCCATGTCACGGGTGCCGAGCGCCCGCCGCGGCCCGAGGACTATCCCGACGCCGATCCCGCACTGCTCGTTCCCGGCTCGATCGTTCTGCGCCGCCCCGGGCACGGTGCCGATCCCCGGGACTGGAGGGGCTGGTGGTGCTACCTGCCCGGCGCCTGCTGGCGCCATCCCCAAGGACCGGGCAGCACGACGGACGGGATCGAGGATCATCCGGTCGTCCATGTCTGCCACGAGGATGCGGCCACCTATGCGGCCTGGGCGGGCAAGGCCCTTCCGACCGAGGCCGAATGGGAGTTCGCCGCCCGCGGCGGGCTTGACCGGGCCGAGTTCGCCTGGGGAGAGAGCCTCGTTCCGGACGGGCGACACCGCGCGAACACCTGGCAGGGACGCTTTCCGGTCGAGAACCTGGCCGAGGACGGCTACGAGGGCACCTCGCCCGTCAGAGCCTTCCCGCCCAACGGCTACGGGCTTTTCGACATGATCGGCAATGTCTGGGAATGGACCGACGACCGGTTCCGCCCCGACCACGCATCCATGGCGGCACGCTCCTGCTGCCAGCCCCGGCCCGGCCCGGCCAGCGGCCCCGCGCGCAGGGTGCTCAAGGGCGGCTCGCATCTCTGCGCGCCCAACTACTGCCAGCGCTACCGCCCCGCCGCCCGGCAGGGCCAGACCCCCGATTCCGCCTCGGGTCACATCGGCTTCCGCTGTGTCCTGAGGCCCGCCCGCACATGA
- a CDS encoding hydantoinase/oxoprolinase family protein: MDKPNSRSVQVLGIDAGGTMTDTFFVDADGDFVVGKAQSTPDNEARGLIESSREGLAHWGLSLEDALSSIQTGVYSGTAMLNRVVQRKGLKCGLIVNAGMEDFHRMGRAIQAYLGFAYEDRIHLNTHYYDPPLVPRHLTRGVMERVDMSGDVVIPLREDTARQAARDLIAQGVEGIVISLLHSYKNPGHERRVRDIVREEIEKAGKTIPVFASTDYYPVRKETHRTNTTILEAYAAEPSRQTLKKITSAFKDNGSKFDFRVMATHGGTISWKAKELARTIVSGPIGGVIGAKYLGETLGYRNIACSDIGGTSFDVALITQNELTIRNDPDMARLVLSLPLVAMDSVGAGAGSFIRLDPYTKAIKLGPDSAGYRVGVCWEASGIETVTISDCHVILGYLNPDNFLGGQVKLDRQRAWDAMKVQVADPLGLSVEDAAAGVIELLDSDLRDYLRSMISGKGYSPASFTCFSYGGAGPVHTYGYTEGLGFEDVIVPAWAAGFSAFGCAAADFEYRYDKSLDLNIAETASDDLKVAEARTLNEAWHELTERVLEEFELNGYSREQVQLQPGFRMQYRGQLNDLEIESPIQSAKTAADWDKLVAAFNDTYGRVYAASARSPELGYSVTGAIMRGTVPIPKPKIPKEPEVGPTPPEEAKLGTRKFYRKKKWVDAQLYRMEMLQPGNRITGPAIIESDATTFVVPGGFETWLDGHRLFHLKEV, encoded by the coding sequence CTGGACAAGCCGAACAGCCGGTCCGTGCAGGTGCTGGGCATCGACGCCGGCGGAACCATGACCGACACGTTCTTCGTCGATGCCGATGGCGACTTCGTCGTCGGCAAGGCGCAATCGACGCCCGACAACGAGGCGCGCGGCCTGATCGAGTCGAGCCGCGAGGGGCTCGCGCACTGGGGGTTGAGCCTTGAGGACGCACTGTCCTCGATCCAGACCGGGGTCTATTCCGGCACCGCGATGCTGAACCGCGTGGTGCAGCGCAAGGGGCTGAAGTGTGGCCTCATCGTCAATGCGGGGATGGAGGACTTCCACCGCATGGGCCGCGCGATCCAGGCCTATCTGGGCTTCGCCTACGAGGACCGCATCCACCTGAACACCCACTACTACGACCCGCCGCTTGTGCCGCGCCACCTGACGCGCGGCGTGATGGAGCGGGTGGACATGTCGGGCGACGTGGTGATCCCGCTGCGCGAGGACACCGCCCGTCAGGCCGCGCGCGACCTGATCGCGCAAGGGGTCGAGGGGATCGTGATCTCGCTCTTGCACAGCTACAAGAACCCCGGGCACGAGCGGCGCGTGCGCGACATCGTGCGGGAAGAGATCGAGAAGGCGGGCAAGACGATCCCGGTCTTCGCTTCGACCGACTACTACCCGGTGCGCAAGGAGACCCACCGCACCAACACGACGATCCTCGAGGCCTATGCCGCGGAACCCTCGCGGCAGACGCTGAAGAAGATCACCAGTGCCTTCAAGGACAACGGCTCGAAGTTCGACTTCCGCGTCATGGCCACGCATGGCGGCACGATCAGCTGGAAGGCCAAGGAACTGGCACGCACCATCGTCTCGGGGCCGATCGGAGGCGTGATCGGGGCGAAGTATCTGGGCGAGACCCTGGGCTACCGTAACATCGCCTGCTCGGACATCGGCGGCACCTCGTTCGACGTGGCGCTGATCACCCAGAACGAACTGACGATCCGCAATGACCCTGACATGGCGCGGCTGGTGCTGTCCCTGCCGCTCGTCGCCATGGACTCGGTCGGCGCCGGCGCGGGCTCGTTCATCCGGCTGGATCCCTACACCAAGGCGATCAAGCTGGGGCCGGATTCTGCGGGCTACCGCGTCGGCGTCTGCTGGGAGGCGTCGGGCATTGAGACGGTGACGATCTCGGACTGCCACGTCATCCTCGGCTACCTGAACCCCGACAACTTCCTCGGCGGGCAGGTGAAACTGGATCGCCAGCGGGCGTGGGACGCGATGAAGGTGCAGGTGGCCGACCCCTTGGGCCTCTCGGTCGAGGATGCGGCGGCCGGCGTGATCGAGCTGCTCGACAGCGACCTGCGCGACTACCTGCGCTCGATGATCTCGGGCAAGGGCTACAGCCCGGCGTCGTTCACCTGCTTCAGCTATGGCGGGGCGGGGCCGGTCCACACCTACGGCTACACAGAAGGTCTGGGCTTCGAGGACGTCATCGTGCCCGCCTGGGCCGCGGGCTTCTCGGCCTTCGGCTGCGCGGCGGCGGATTTCGAATACCGCTACGACAAGTCGCTGGACCTCAACATCGCGGAGACGGCGTCGGACGACCTTAAGGTCGCCGAGGCGCGGACGCTGAACGAGGCGTGGCACGAACTGACCGAGCGCGTGCTGGAGGAGTTCGAGCTGAACGGCTACAGCCGCGAGCAGGTCCAGCTGCAACCCGGCTTCCGGATGCAGTATCGCGGCCAGCTGAACGACCTCGAGATCGAAAGCCCGATCCAGTCCGCGAAGACCGCGGCCGACTGGGACAAGCTGGTGGCGGCCTTCAACGACACCTACGGGCGGGTCTACGCGGCCTCGGCACGCTCGCCGGAACTGGGCTATTCGGTCACCGGCGCCATCATGCGCGGCACGGTGCCGATCCCGAAGCCGAAGATCCCGAAGGAGCCCGAGGTGGGGCCCACCCCGCCGGAAGAGGCGAAGCTCGGCACCCGCAAGTTCTACCGCAAGAAGAAGTGGGTCGATGCGCAGCTTTACCGGATGGAGATGCTCCAGCCCGGCAACCGCATCACCGGCCCCGCGATCATCGAATCCGACGCCACGACCTTCGTCGTGCCCGGCGGCTTCGAGACCTGGCTCGACGGGCATCGCCTGTTCCACCTGAAGGAAGTGTGA